TCTTGCCATATTTGTGGAATTTTAATTTTTTTCTTTTGAGCAGGAATTTGTAAAAAAAACGAGAATTAATATTTATAACTGGCAGTTATTATTTATTCGTTTGCGAAACTTTCGCACCGGAGGTGCGGCATTATATTTTTTATTCAGTAAGGAGGAATTTTAGTGAAAAAGATGATCAAATTTGCCCTGCTGGCAGTGCTGGCTTTAACACTGGCAGTCAGCGCTGTGGGTTGCGGGGGCAGCCAGTCGCAAGAGCAACCCAAGGAACCGGCCAAAGCTGAAGCTAAGCCGAAACTGGTGGTGGGTGCGGATGCTACCTTTGCTCCTTTTGAGTTTACCGATCCCAAGACAGGCAAATATGTTGGTTTTGATATTGAGCTGATGCAGGCCATCGCTGAAGAAGCCGGTTATGAGATGGATCTGCAAGTAATGGCTTTTGACGGTTTAATTGCCGCCCTGCAAGCTAAACAAATTGATGCTGCTATTTCTGCTATGACTATTACCCCGGAACGGGCCAAAGTGGTAGACTTCAGCGAACCCTATTACAAGTCCGGTCTGATTGTGGCCGTACAAGCCAAAAACAATGATATTAAAAGCTTTGAAGATTTGAAAGGCAAAAAGATTGCTGTGCAAAGCGGCACCACCGGTGCTATGCATGCAGAAAAAATTACCGACAAAGATAAAATCACTTATTTTACCAACAGCGACCAGGCATTGTTGGAGTTGAAAAACGGCGGTGTCGATGCGGTGGTTAACGACTATCCGGTAAGCGCCTATTTTATTCAGCAGGGTAATAATGATGTGAAACTGGTGGGCGAAATTCTCTCGGCGGAAGAATACGGCATTGCGATACCCAAAGGCAAAACCGAAACCCTGGAAAAAATTAATGCCGCCCTTAAAAAGTTAAAAGAGAACGGCAAATATGCTGAAATTTATCAGAAGTGGTTTGGCGAACAGCCAAAATAATAGTGACTGACAATAAGATATCCTGTACAATATAGTATGCGTAACTTCAATGTTACGCATATTTTATGTAAGAAGTTTTTAGGTAGGTGAACATATGGATCTGTTGCAAGTATGGCAGGATGCTTTACCGGTATTGCTGGTTGGCGCAAAACTGACCATTCAGCTTACCGTTTTGGCCGTATTTTTCGGTTCTATCATCGGGCTGTTCTTAGGCTTGGGTAAATTAAGCCGCAACCCCGTGATTAAAATGATTTCAGTTATTTATGTAGAATTCTTTCGGGGTTCTCCGCTGCTGGTGCAAATTTTCTTGTTTTATTTCGGACTTTCCCAGGTTTTGGGGCATCCGGTGGACAAGTTTTGGTCTTCGGTAGCGGTGCTAAGCCTGAACAGCGGTGCCTATTGTGCCGAGATTTTCCGGGCCGGCATTCAATCTATTGAGCGGGGCCAAATGGAAGCCGCCCGCTCCTTGGGGATGACCCATAGCCAGGCCATGCGTTATGTTATTTTACCGCAGGCTTTTAAACGGGTTATTCCACCCCTGGGCAATGAATTTATTGCTATGTTAAAGGATACCTCGCTGGTATCCATCATTGGCTTGGTGGAACTGGCACGCTCCGGCCAGCTGATTGTCTCAACCACATACAAGGCCTTTGAAGTTTGGTTCCTGGTAGCTATTGTCTACATCATTATGACGGTGCTGATATCCCAGTGCTTTGTTAACCGGATGGAAAGGAGGTTGCAGGCAGGTGATCACAGCTAAAAATATATATAAGAACTTTGGTCAGCTCCAGGTTCTGCGAGGTATAGATTTGCAAGTAAAGGAACAGGAAGTGGTGGTTATTATCGGCCCCTCCGGTTCCGGCAAAAGTACCTTTTTGCGCTGTTTAAACCTGCTGGAAGAACCTACCTCCGGTGAAATAATTATTGACGGCATGTGTTTAACGGACAAAAGTTCTGATATTAATAAAATCCGCCAGAATGTAGGGATGGTGTTCCAGCGTTTTAATCTTTTCCCACATAAAACTGCCCTGGAAAACATCACGTTGGCACCCGTTAAAGTGAAGGGGCTGACCACAGAGGCTGCGGCTGAGGTGGCCAGGGACTTACTGGCCAAGGTGGGGCTGCAGGACAAAGAGTCAGCGTACCCGGACCAGTTATCCGGCGGCCAGCAGCAGCGGGTGGCCATTGCCCGGGCCCTGGCCATGAAGCCCAAGGTGATGCTGTTTGATGAGCCAACTTCTGCCTTGGACCCGGAGATGGTGGGGGAGGTGCTGGCTGTCATGAAAGACCTGGCCCGGGATGGCATGACCATGGTGGTGGTGACCCACGAAATGGGCTTTGCCCGTGAAGTGGGCGACCGGGTGCTGTTTATGGACGAAGGCAGAATTATTGAACAAGGCACCCCGGAGCAGATTTTTGGCAACCCGCAAAACGAGCGCACTAAATCCTTCTTAAATAAAATTCTGTAACAAAATATACCCGCCGTCAGCGGGTCAGAGTATCTATAAAGCCGTCCTATCTGTCATAACAGGCAACCCCACCATGCGGTGGGGTTGTACATTTTAAATGGCTTCTTTCATTAATTGCAGATAATCTTCTCCTAATTTGGTTAAAGAACAAATTTTGCTCTTGCCTTCAGAAGTGACTTCCACCAACCCCAGGGCAAACAGCTGCATGACGACATGGTCCAGGACAGCACGCTTAACCTTGGCGGTTAAGGATAATTCTTCCTTGTTCATTTTCCCCTCATCAATGAGGGCCCGGAGAACTCTTTCCGCTTCGACAGGCAGCCGGTTATTCACTTCCTTAAAGTATTGCTTCATTGTAAGATCTGTCATGTCTTGCAACCTCCTTGCTAAAAAGCTAGTTAATATTCTTCTAAAAAAGATTATTGACAATTTTTTGCTGATTTATTCGTTAGTTTAGAAAAAGTTTGTATTTAAGGATTAAAGCCATGCCCAAGGTGTTTTTCTTTACCAGATGGATGGTCTGATTTATAATTTATACATACTTTACTGAAATTGTCGGGGGACAGCATGAGAAGACAAAAAAAATGGCGCGTTAAAGCGCCCTATGTCGCCTTGCGGCAAATCCTTGCCAAAGAACTGGGTATTTCTGAAATTCTGGCTCAGTTATTAGTTAACCGGGGTATATATACGGCGGATCAAGGCCGGACCTTTTTAGGCAGCGAACTGGACAGGCTGTTTAGTCCCTGGTTGTTAAAAGATATGGAAAAAGCAGTGGAACGCATTAACCTGGCCAGGCAAAATGGCGAAAGCATTCTGGTTTTTGGTGATTATGACGTAGACGGCATTACCGGAACCGTTGTACTGGTTTTGGCCCTGCGCAAACTGGGCTGCCGGGTTGATTATTTTATTCCGCACCGACTGGAAGAGGGTTATGGTCTTAACACGGAAGCATTGACAAGGGCAGTGGAGCAAGGGTTTAAACTGCTGGTGACGGTAGATTGCGGCATCAGCGGTGCTGCTGAGGTGGCCGCCGCCAAACAATCAGGGTTGGATGTGATCATCACCGACCATCACGAGCCGCCCGCCCGATTACCTGCCGCCACGGCGGTGATTGATCCCAAACGGCCGGATTGCACCTACCCCTTTAAGGAATTGGCCGGGGTGGGTGTGGCCCTTAAACTGGTGCAGGGGCTATATGAACGGGTTGGCTTAGCGGCGGGGGAATGGGAAGAATATTTGGATTTGGTCTGCCTGGGTACGGTGGCGGATATTGTTCCTTTACAGGGGGAAAACCGGATTTTAGTTAAGCACGGTTTAGATAAAATTGCCCACAGCCAACGGCCCGGCCTGCAGGCGCTCATCAAGGTGAGCGGTGTCAAAAGCGAAAGCATGGGTACCCGTGAACTGGGCTTTGCTCTGGCACCCAGGTTAAATGCGGCCGGCAGAATGGGTGATGCCGCTTTAGGGGTGGAGCTGCTGCTGGCTGACGATCCCTTGCAGGCAGCCCATATGGCCGAGGCATTAAACCGGGGCAACCAGGAAAGGCAACAAGTTGAGGCCAAGGTTTTGGCAGAGGCGCTGGCAATGGTGGAAGCGGAGCCGGCCATGGCGGATGAAAAGGTGTTGGTACTGGCATCCGCCAACTGGCATCCCGGGGTGATCGGCATTGTGGCTTCCCGGTTGGTGGATCGTTTTTACCGCCCGGTTTTTATGATCAGCCTGGAAGACGGTAAAGGAAAAGGTTCAGCCAGAAGTATACCGGGCTTTCATTTGTATCAGGCTATGGTTAGCTGCCAGGAACATTTAGAACAATTTGGCGGTCATGCCATGGCTGCCGGCTTCAGCATTCCGGCAGATAAAATTATGGATTTCCGCCGGGCCGTAAATAAATTGGCAGACGAGATATTAACCGATGAACATTTAACTCCCAACCTGGACCTGGATGCTCTGGTAGACCTTAACGAGTTATCGTTGGCTACTGTCCGGGAGCTGGCTCAACTGTTGCCCTTTGGGCACTGCAATCCCGGTCCCGTTTTAGGTTGCCGCCAGGCTAAGGTGCTGCACTGCCGGGAGGTAGGTAAAAACGGCAGCCATTTAAAGCTGAAGGTTAAATCAGACCAAGTGGTGCTGGACGGTATTGGCTTTAACCTGGCTTCTTACAGCGAAATGCTGGCTACCGGTGACAGTGTGGATATGGCCTTTGTCCCTTCAATTAACTGCTGGAACGGACGCCTTTCAGTGCAGCTGGAAGTAAAGGAATTTAAAGAGACAGGCGAGGTCTGTGTGGCAGCGCCGGGAGAGAGAACGGAGTTACTGCGGCAGGCGCTGCACCTGCCGGAAGAAAAAATATACGAAAGCATGCTGCCGCTGGGAATCCTGCAGTGGTGTTGGAACCATACCGGCCGGGGGCCGGGCCTTGGCAATACCTGCTGCGATTTTGAGCTGACAGATTACAGGGACTGCCCTGATCGGTTGGCCAGGCTGCTGCAAGTCATTAACCAGGGATCCTGCAGTTTGGTTTTGGTGGAGAGTGCAGCCCAGGCCATCCAGGTGGCAGTTTTTTTGAGTAACGGGGAATCTGCCTGGCGGCAGCAAGTACTGGCATATCACCCGTTGATGGGGGAAACAGCAGTCCAACAAATGATTAATCAATTGCGGGCCAACGGAGCAAAAGTGCTGGTGGCCACTGCCCTGGCGCCTGTGGGGGGTATTTGTTTTGACCAGGTAATATTCTTTCATTTGCCCTACCATCCGGAAGAGTGTCAAATAAATCACTGGCAGGCCAAGCGAGTATTTTTGCTGGGCGGCCAATCTCATGCGCCGGAGGGGCGGGAGTATATCCGGGCTATGGCGCCCGAACGGGAAACCTTGGCGGCCCTTTACAGGTTGTTAAGGCTAAAGATTAATTCCCAGGGGCAGGGACAGGTCAGCAAACGCGAGCTGCAGCAGTGCCTGCAGGAATTTTATCCGCGGGCGGCGGGGCTTGCGACAGAGATAGGACTGACTGTTTTCCGGGAACTTGGCTTGTTAGAATACAGCCGACAGGCTGATCAATATATATTTAAAATTAACCGCCAGGTTCGTTCTGATTTGCAAAATTCACCTACTTATCATCGAGCCTTACATATTAAAGAGGCATGCCAGCGTTTTCAGCAGCGCTTTCTGGCGGCTGCCGGGGATAAATTACAGCAAATGTTTTGCAGCAACTTTAAGGAGGAGTAGCTATGGATTTAGCCGGTAAAATCAGATTAATTAAGGATTTTCCTAAACCCGGGATAAATTTCAGAGATATTACTACCCTGTTGCAGGATGCCGCAGCCTTTCGTCAGACGGTGGATAAGCTGTCAGAGCTGTGCCGGCAGTTTGAGGCGGATGTTGTTGCCTGTCCGGAGGCCAGAGGGTTTGTACTGGGGGCACCGCTGGCATACGCTATGGGCAAAGGCGTGGTGCTGCTTAGAAAACCAGGTAAACTGCCGGGTCAAACCCTTTGTCACAGCTACGACCTGGAATACGGTACAGATGCTCTGGAAGTCCATGCCGGGGCAATTTTGCCAGGGCAGAAGGTGCTCTTGGTGGATGATGTACTGGCCACCGGCGGTACGGTTGCTGCAGCAGTGGAACTGGTTAAAAAATGCGGCGGCGAGATTGCCGGCGTGGCTTTCCTGATAGAACTGCTGGGGCTGGCGGGCAGAGAAAAGCTGAAGGGTTTGCCCTTAATCACCTTGCTGCAGTTGGAGGCATAGATTATTTTAATAAAGGTGAGGGGAGGTGAAAGCATGTCTTCACTGTTTGAACTGGAACAAAAAGTATTGCTTTATAATCCTGCGGCGGACATTGCTTTCCTCCGTAAGGCCTATAACTTTGCGGAACATGCCCACCGGGGCCAAAAACGGATTTCCGGTGAGGATTACATTGTTCATCCGCTGGCCATCTCAATTATTTTAGCGGAACTGCAGTTGGACGTGCAGACGGTGGCAGCCGGCCTGCTGCACGATGTGGTGGAAGATACCGGTATTACCCTGGCGGATATAGAAAACAACTTTGGTGCAGAAGTGGCAAACATGGTAGACGGGGTTACCAAACTGGGCAAGCTTCAATACCAAACCAAAGAAGAGCGCCAGGCGGAAAACTTGCGTAAAATGTTTTTGGCGATGGCCAAAGATATTCGGGTTATTTTAATTAAGCTGGCCGACCGGCTGCATAATTTGCGCACCTTGCAATTTCAGTCAGAGCGCAAGCAAAAAGAAGTGGCGGAGGAAACCCTGCACTTTTTTGCACCGATGGCCCACCGGTTGGGTATTTACAAGATAAAATGGGAATTGGAAGATTTATCCTTCCGCTACCTGGAACCGGAGCAATACCAGCGCATGAAGGCACAAATAGCAAAGTCGAGGGCCAAACGTGAGGAATACATTCAGGGTGTGATAAAAGAACTGGCGGAAAAGCTGGCTGCTGTTAACATCAAAGCTGAAATACAGGGCAGGCCCAAAAACCTGTATTCAATTTATCAAAAAATGATTGAGCAGCAAAAAGAATTAAAGGATATTTTTGATGTACAGGCTGTGCGGGTACTGGTTAATTCGGTCAAAGACTGCTATGGCGCGCTGGGTATTG
This sequence is a window from Desulforamulus hydrothermalis Lam5 = DSM 18033. Protein-coding genes within it:
- a CDS encoding basic amino acid ABC transporter substrate-binding protein; this translates as MKKMIKFALLAVLALTLAVSAVGCGGSQSQEQPKEPAKAEAKPKLVVGADATFAPFEFTDPKTGKYVGFDIELMQAIAEEAGYEMDLQVMAFDGLIAALQAKQIDAAISAMTITPERAKVVDFSEPYYKSGLIVAVQAKNNDIKSFEDLKGKKIAVQSGTTGAMHAEKITDKDKITYFTNSDQALLELKNGGVDAVVNDYPVSAYFIQQGNNDVKLVGEILSAEEYGIAIPKGKTETLEKINAALKKLKENGKYAEIYQKWFGEQPK
- a CDS encoding amino acid ABC transporter permease is translated as MDLLQVWQDALPVLLVGAKLTIQLTVLAVFFGSIIGLFLGLGKLSRNPVIKMISVIYVEFFRGSPLLVQIFLFYFGLSQVLGHPVDKFWSSVAVLSLNSGAYCAEIFRAGIQSIERGQMEAARSLGMTHSQAMRYVILPQAFKRVIPPLGNEFIAMLKDTSLVSIIGLVELARSGQLIVSTTYKAFEVWFLVAIVYIIMTVLISQCFVNRMERRLQAGDHS
- a CDS encoding amino acid ABC transporter ATP-binding protein; translation: MITAKNIYKNFGQLQVLRGIDLQVKEQEVVVIIGPSGSGKSTFLRCLNLLEEPTSGEIIIDGMCLTDKSSDINKIRQNVGMVFQRFNLFPHKTALENITLAPVKVKGLTTEAAAEVARDLLAKVGLQDKESAYPDQLSGGQQQRVAIARALAMKPKVMLFDEPTSALDPEMVGEVLAVMKDLARDGMTMVVVTHEMGFAREVGDRVLFMDEGRIIEQGTPEQIFGNPQNERTKSFLNKIL
- the recJ gene encoding single-stranded-DNA-specific exonuclease RecJ, with protein sequence MRRQKKWRVKAPYVALRQILAKELGISEILAQLLVNRGIYTADQGRTFLGSELDRLFSPWLLKDMEKAVERINLARQNGESILVFGDYDVDGITGTVVLVLALRKLGCRVDYFIPHRLEEGYGLNTEALTRAVEQGFKLLVTVDCGISGAAEVAAAKQSGLDVIITDHHEPPARLPAATAVIDPKRPDCTYPFKELAGVGVALKLVQGLYERVGLAAGEWEEYLDLVCLGTVADIVPLQGENRILVKHGLDKIAHSQRPGLQALIKVSGVKSESMGTRELGFALAPRLNAAGRMGDAALGVELLLADDPLQAAHMAEALNRGNQERQQVEAKVLAEALAMVEAEPAMADEKVLVLASANWHPGVIGIVASRLVDRFYRPVFMISLEDGKGKGSARSIPGFHLYQAMVSCQEHLEQFGGHAMAAGFSIPADKIMDFRRAVNKLADEILTDEHLTPNLDLDALVDLNELSLATVRELAQLLPFGHCNPGPVLGCRQAKVLHCREVGKNGSHLKLKVKSDQVVLDGIGFNLASYSEMLATGDSVDMAFVPSINCWNGRLSVQLEVKEFKETGEVCVAAPGERTELLRQALHLPEEKIYESMLPLGILQWCWNHTGRGPGLGNTCCDFELTDYRDCPDRLARLLQVINQGSCSLVLVESAAQAIQVAVFLSNGESAWRQQVLAYHPLMGETAVQQMINQLRANGAKVLVATALAPVGGICFDQVIFFHLPYHPEECQINHWQAKRVFLLGGQSHAPEGREYIRAMAPERETLAALYRLLRLKINSQGQGQVSKRELQQCLQEFYPRAAGLATEIGLTVFRELGLLEYSRQADQYIFKINRQVRSDLQNSPTYHRALHIKEACQRFQQRFLAAAGDKLQQMFCSNFKEE
- a CDS encoding adenine phosphoribosyltransferase — translated: MDLAGKIRLIKDFPKPGINFRDITTLLQDAAAFRQTVDKLSELCRQFEADVVACPEARGFVLGAPLAYAMGKGVVLLRKPGKLPGQTLCHSYDLEYGTDALEVHAGAILPGQKVLLVDDVLATGGTVAAAVELVKKCGGEIAGVAFLIELLGLAGREKLKGLPLITLLQLEA